The following is a genomic window from Pedobacter sp. KBS0701.
GATAATCGGAATAGGTAACTTTTAATGCCTGTCCGTTTCTAACGTCATTTAAATTGGTTTCAGATACCTTGAACAGCGTATTAAAAAGCAGTTTGTAATCTAACTCCGCTTTGCTTCCCGAAACTACCCAAACACCATTTTCCTGTTTAACATCTGATTCTGCAGTTAAAAACTCACCCATGGCATTTCCCGTTAAAATAGCCTGGAGCGTATTAAAATTAACCTGTTTGTTGGTGAAATTGTAAATATAACTAAACGGCTTTTTGAGGTATTCACTTTTCATCCGGTTCATGATCTTGATGCTATCAGGCGTAATCAAAGCCCTTGCCACCTCCGCCATTCCACCTAAGGCCGTAATACTTACCCAAATGGTTTCCTTGTCTTTCATTTTGAAATTCATGGTAACGTCATTTGCATCGGTGCCAATAGCTAAAGTTGCTTTTGCTTTTAAAGAAAGTGTATTAAATTTAAGTTGTTTGCTATTTAATAAGGTTAAGGCTTCGGCTTTTGAATTATCTGTTTTGGTTTCCGTTTTGGTAGGGGGAGCCACAACAATTTCTTTTTTAGGTTTGCATGCCGAAACAAAAATTACAGCTCCTAACAGGAATGCACTATTTAAAATATTTCTTTTCATTTATCTTTTTAATTAATACTTCTGATCCGTTTCCGGACTCTTTTGCTTTTTGCCATTGAATTAATGCGGCGTCCTTTTCACCTTTCATAAAAAGTATATCGCCATATCGCTCCAGGTAAACACCATTTTTATTGTTATTGTTTTGCAAAGCCTTTTCTATCCATGTTTTCGCCAGATCGTATTTCTGCTGTTTAAACAAAATAAAAGCATAAGTATCTGCAATTGAGGGATTATTTGGCATTGCATTGGCTGCTGTTTCCGCATATTTCTCCGCCTTTGTTAAGTCATCATTTCTTAACGCCAGATAATACGCATAATTATTCATGATGAGATAATTATCGGGCTCCGTTGAAATGGCTTTTTCAAAAGCTGTTTTAGCCAGGGGAAAATTATTCTGGTTGATGTAGATATCGCCCTGAAGGGCATAAATTTGTGCCTGCAGGCTTTTATTCTCCACATCTAACTGTAAGGATGTTTTTAAATTGTTTTGAGCAGACTCATATTTACCGGTCCTAAACATTGCATAAGCCATGTAGTAGTATAAACTGGCCTGATTTGGGTAAATGGTTAGCGCTTCATCGCCTACTTTTATAGCATCATCATAATTCCCCAGTAAAGTTTGGATATTAATTACCTGTTCCCAAACTACATAAACCTGTTCGTTAAGTTTCAAAGCAGCCTGATATTGGCCCAATGCCTCTTTCAGGTTATTCTGCTGATAAAGTACATCGCCATAAAGTGCTAATGCTTTTGCTTCAGTCGGATTTTTCTCTGCAACTAACTTACTCAGTTCACTTACATTTTTAGCAATAACAGGCTGGTTAAGTTTCGGAAAAAGTGCTGCAATAATCTTTACCTTTTCAGCAAGCGGCATTTCATCACTTTGGAAAGCCAATTTT
Proteins encoded in this region:
- a CDS encoding DUF4292 domain-containing protein; translated protein: MKRNILNSAFLLGAVIFVSACKPKKEIVVAPPTKTETKTDNSKAEALTLLNSKQLKFNTLSLKAKATLAIGTDANDVTMNFKMKDKETIWVSITALGGMAEVARALITPDSIKIMNRMKSEYLKKPFSYIYNFTNKQVNFNTLQAILTGNAMGEFLTAESDVKQENGVWVVSGSKAELDYKLLFNTLFKVSETNLNDVRNGQALKVTYSDYQKLNESLFPSALQIKTLSKAKKINIDLQFVKIDGNVPIDFPFNVPKRFAVVK
- a CDS encoding tetratricopeptide repeat protein, coding for MKYKVHFLVGATLISFQAFGQGTVVPGTNRDSNMVKQLFFAGLREKMSENYAVASTNFNKIVGLDPNNHAAYFELANANLRLDKLSEAEQNIKQAIKLNTGNLWYWRLLGEIYKRSNQMPELIEVFNQLIRIDPENDAYYFDKANAQFLANQLDAAKKTYDEIQVKFGDSRDLTNARKRFQANGSATESDIVKLLEGNQADVKNYLYAAGLLLQKGNDPEALKVLTKARQLEPNNFEVNLALADIYRKQKNDDAAFSSLKLAFQSDEMPLAEKVKIIAALFPKLNQPVIAKNVSELSKLVAEKNPTEAKALALYGDVLYQQNNLKEALGQYQAALKLNEQVYVVWEQVINIQTLLGNYDDAIKVGDEALTIYPNQASLYYYMAYAMFRTGKYESAQNNLKTSLQLDVENKSLQAQIYALQGDIYINQNNFPLAKTAFEKAISTEPDNYLIMNNYAYYLALRNDDLTKAEKYAETAANAMPNNPSIADTYAFILFKQQKYDLAKTWIEKALQNNNNKNGVYLERYGDILFMKGEKDAALIQWQKAKESGNGSEVLIKKINEKKYFK